The following are encoded in a window of Rhinolophus sinicus isolate RSC01 linkage group LG12, ASM3656204v1, whole genome shotgun sequence genomic DNA:
- the DDX59 gene encoding putative ATP-dependent RNA helicase DDX59 isoform X1 — protein MFVPRSLKLRRGAHDDGGSCAAKRMKPEAGDGPLDEGSSDPGDPVVTEGAPEADGPGAEPRSCACPSPEGQVAKVCVVGPEQSAEDGDPSEEPVKSFSKSQRWAEPGEPVCVVCGRYGEYICDKTDEDVCSLECKAKHLLRVKGKEETSGRSHPQEAGSQPEAPFEAHYVYKEHPFISSLQEEQVENLKQQLGISVQGQGVPRPIIDFEHCAFPEALNLNLKECGYEVPTPIQMQMTPVGLLGRDILASADTGSGKTAAFLLPVIVRALFESTAPSAIILTPTRELAIQIESQAKELMRGLPRMKTALLVGGLPLPPQLHRLQQQHVKVIIATPGRLLDIIKQSSVQLCSVKIVVVDEADTMLKMGFQQQVLDVLENVPSDCQTMLVSATIPASIEQLAARLLQDPVRITAGGKNLPCSSVRQIILWVEEPAKKKKLFEILNDKKLFQPPVLVFVDCRLGADLLSEAVQKITGLKSISMHSEKSQIERKNILQGLLGGEYEVVVSTGVLGRGLDLISVKLVVNFDMPSSMDEYVHQIGRVGRLGRTGTAITFINNNSKRLFWDVAKRVKPTGSILPPQLLNSPYLHDQKRKEQQRDKQTHSALVTSHNLMDIIRKHDKSNSQK, from the exons ATGTTTGTTCCAAGATCTCTCAAACTCAGGAGGGGTGCTCATGATGATGGCGGAAGTTGTGCAGCTAAGAGAATGAAACCAGAAGCAGGAGACGGCCCGCTGGACGAAGGCAGCAGTGATCCGGGGGACCCCGTTGTTACAGAAGGGGCCCCAGAAGCAGACGGGCCTGGCGCGGAACCACGCTCCTGCGCCTGCCCCAGTCCAGAGGGCCAGGTGGCCAAGGTCTGTGTGGTGGGACCTGAGCAGAGCGCCGAGGACGGCGACCCCTCTGAAGAGCCTGTTAAGTCCTTTTCTAAATCACAGCGCTGGGCAGAGCCTGGGGAGCCTGTGTGTGTTGTCTGCGGCCGCTACGGAGAGTACATCTGTGATAAGACAGATGAAGATGTGTGTAGCTTGGAGTGCAAAGCGAAACACCTTCTGCGGGTtaagggaaaggaagagacatCGGGGCGCAGCCATCCGCAGGAAGCTGGCTCTCAGCCCGAGGCCCCGTTTGAGGCTCACTACGTGTACAAAGAGCACCCATTCATCTCGAGCCTTCAGGAAGAGCAGGTGGAGAATCTTAAACAGCAGCTAGGTATTTCAGTTCAAGGGCAAGGTGTCCCCAGGCCTATCATTGACTTTGAGCATTGTGCTTTTCCTGAGGCCTTAAACCTCAACTTGAAGGAGTGTGGCTATGAAGTCCCAACCCCCATCCAAATGCAGATGACCCCCGTGGGCCTCCTGGGACGGGACATTCTGGCCAGTGCCGACACTGGCTCCGGAAAGACGgctgcctttctccttcctgttatCGTCCGAGCTTTATTCGAG AGCACCGCTCCATCTGCAATCATTCTGACCCCAACCAGAGAACTAGCCATCCAGATAGAGAGCCAAGCCAAAGAGCTGATGAGAGGTCTGCCGCGCATGAAAACGGCGCTTCTGGTGGGGGGTTTGCCCCTGCCCCCCCAGCTGCATCGCTTGCAGCAGCAGCACGTGAAG gTGATCATAGCAACTCCTGGGAGACTCCTGGATATCATAAAACAGAGCTCTGTACAACTCTGCAGCGTGAAAATCGTGGTAGTGGATGAA GCTGACACGATGCTAAAGATGGGCTTCCAGCAACAGGTGCTTGATGTTTTGGAGAACGTTCCTAGTGACTGTCAGACCATGCTGGTTTCAGCTACAATCCCAGCCAGCATCGAGCAGCTGGCCGCCCGGCTTCTGCAGGACCCTGTGAGAATCACGGCCGGAGGAAAGAACCTGCCTTGCTCCAGCGTGCGGCAGATTATTTTGTGGGTCGAAGAACCcgccaaaaagaaaaaactgtttgAAATCTTAAAT GATAAGAAGCTTTTTCAGCCTCCCGTGCTAGTATTTGTGGACTGCAGACTGGGAGCAGACCTGCTGAGTGAGGCAGTTCAGAAAATCACAGGCCTGAAAAGCATATCTATGCATTCTGAGAAGTCtcaaattgaaaggaaaaacatattgCAG GGGCTGCTTGGTGGAGAGTATGAGGTGGTGGTGAGCACGGGCGTCCTGGGTCGGGGCCTGGACCTGATCAGCGTCAAACTGGTGGTGAATTTCGACATGCCTTCGAGCATGGATGAGTACGTACACCAG ATTGGGCGAGTGGGGAGATTAGGTCGAACCGGAACAGCCATCACCTTCATCAATAACAACTCGAAGCGACTCTTCTGGGATGTCGCAAAAAGGGTGAAGCCTACGGGCTCCATCCTCCCGCCGCAGTTACTGAATTCACCTTACCTCCATGaccagaagaggaaggaacagcaGAGGGACAAACAGACACACAGCGCTCTGGTCACAAGCCACAATCTGATGGACATTATTAGGAAACACGATAAAAGCAATTCTCAAAAGTGA
- the DDX59 gene encoding putative ATP-dependent RNA helicase DDX59 isoform X2, translating into MFVPRSLKLRRGAHDDGGSCAAKRMKPEAGDGPLDEGSSDPGDPVVTEGAPEADGPGAEPRSCACPSPEGQVAKVCVVGPEQSAEDGDPSEEPVKSFSKSQRWAEPGEPVCVVCGRYGEYICDKTDEDVCSLECKAKHLLRVKGKEETSGRSHPQEAGSQPEAPFEAHYVYKEHPFISSLQEEQVENLKQQLGISVQGQGVPRPIIDFEHCAFPEALNLNLKECGYEVPTPIQMQMTPVGLLGRDILASADTGSGKTAAFLLPVIVRALFESTAPSAIILTPTRELAIQIESQAKELMRGLPRMKTALLVGGLPLPPQLHRLQQQHVKVIIATPGRLLDIIKQSSVQLCSVKIVVVDEADTMLKMGFQQQVLDVLENVPSDCQTMLVSATIPASIEQLAARLLQDPVRITAGGKNLPCSSVRQIILWVEEPAKKKKLFEILNDKKLFQPPVLVFVDCRLGADLLSEAVQKITGLKSISMHSEKSQIERKNILQGLLGGEYEVVVSTGVLGRGLDLISVKLVVNFDMPSSMDELGEWGD; encoded by the exons ATGTTTGTTCCAAGATCTCTCAAACTCAGGAGGGGTGCTCATGATGATGGCGGAAGTTGTGCAGCTAAGAGAATGAAACCAGAAGCAGGAGACGGCCCGCTGGACGAAGGCAGCAGTGATCCGGGGGACCCCGTTGTTACAGAAGGGGCCCCAGAAGCAGACGGGCCTGGCGCGGAACCACGCTCCTGCGCCTGCCCCAGTCCAGAGGGCCAGGTGGCCAAGGTCTGTGTGGTGGGACCTGAGCAGAGCGCCGAGGACGGCGACCCCTCTGAAGAGCCTGTTAAGTCCTTTTCTAAATCACAGCGCTGGGCAGAGCCTGGGGAGCCTGTGTGTGTTGTCTGCGGCCGCTACGGAGAGTACATCTGTGATAAGACAGATGAAGATGTGTGTAGCTTGGAGTGCAAAGCGAAACACCTTCTGCGGGTtaagggaaaggaagagacatCGGGGCGCAGCCATCCGCAGGAAGCTGGCTCTCAGCCCGAGGCCCCGTTTGAGGCTCACTACGTGTACAAAGAGCACCCATTCATCTCGAGCCTTCAGGAAGAGCAGGTGGAGAATCTTAAACAGCAGCTAGGTATTTCAGTTCAAGGGCAAGGTGTCCCCAGGCCTATCATTGACTTTGAGCATTGTGCTTTTCCTGAGGCCTTAAACCTCAACTTGAAGGAGTGTGGCTATGAAGTCCCAACCCCCATCCAAATGCAGATGACCCCCGTGGGCCTCCTGGGACGGGACATTCTGGCCAGTGCCGACACTGGCTCCGGAAAGACGgctgcctttctccttcctgttatCGTCCGAGCTTTATTCGAG AGCACCGCTCCATCTGCAATCATTCTGACCCCAACCAGAGAACTAGCCATCCAGATAGAGAGCCAAGCCAAAGAGCTGATGAGAGGTCTGCCGCGCATGAAAACGGCGCTTCTGGTGGGGGGTTTGCCCCTGCCCCCCCAGCTGCATCGCTTGCAGCAGCAGCACGTGAAG gTGATCATAGCAACTCCTGGGAGACTCCTGGATATCATAAAACAGAGCTCTGTACAACTCTGCAGCGTGAAAATCGTGGTAGTGGATGAA GCTGACACGATGCTAAAGATGGGCTTCCAGCAACAGGTGCTTGATGTTTTGGAGAACGTTCCTAGTGACTGTCAGACCATGCTGGTTTCAGCTACAATCCCAGCCAGCATCGAGCAGCTGGCCGCCCGGCTTCTGCAGGACCCTGTGAGAATCACGGCCGGAGGAAAGAACCTGCCTTGCTCCAGCGTGCGGCAGATTATTTTGTGGGTCGAAGAACCcgccaaaaagaaaaaactgtttgAAATCTTAAAT GATAAGAAGCTTTTTCAGCCTCCCGTGCTAGTATTTGTGGACTGCAGACTGGGAGCAGACCTGCTGAGTGAGGCAGTTCAGAAAATCACAGGCCTGAAAAGCATATCTATGCATTCTGAGAAGTCtcaaattgaaaggaaaaacatattgCAG GGGCTGCTTGGTGGAGAGTATGAGGTGGTGGTGAGCACGGGCGTCCTGGGTCGGGGCCTGGACCTGATCAGCGTCAAACTGGTGGTGAATTTCGACATGCCTTCGAGCATGGATGA ATTGGGCGAGTGGGGAGATTAG